Proteins encoded by one window of Lathyrus oleraceus cultivar Zhongwan6 chromosome 1, CAAS_Psat_ZW6_1.0, whole genome shotgun sequence:
- the LOC127084767 gene encoding cationic peroxidase 2 isoform X1, protein MEATLFKVVFLLLVFNIINTVVHGQGTRVGFYSSTCPKAESIVKSTVASHVNSDSTVAPGLLRMHFHDCFVQGCDASVLVAGSGTERTAFPNLGLRGYEVIDDAKTQLETACPGVVSCADILALAARDSVVLSGGLSWQVPTGRRDGRVSQASDVNNLPGPGDSVDVQKQKFAAKGLNTQDLVTLVGGHTIGTTACQFFSNRLRNFTTNGAADPSIDPSFLSQLQTLCPQNSGATNRVALDNGSQNKFDSSYYVNLKNGRGVLQSDQALWNDASTKTFVQRYLGLRGLLGLTFNVEFGKSMVKMSNIGVKTGVDGEIRKICSSFN, encoded by the exons ATGGAGGCTACTTTATTTAAGGTTGTCTTTCTTTTGCTTGTGTTTAATATCATTAACACAGTAGTCCATGGCCAAGGGACACGTGTTGGATTCTATTCAAGTACATGTCCTAAAGCTGAATCCATTGTTAAGTCCACAGTTGCATCCCATGTTAACTCTGATTCTACCGTGGCTCCTGGTTTACTTAGGATGCACTTCCATGATTGTTTTGTTCAAGGTTGCGATGCATCTGTTCTTGTTGCCGGATCAGGCACCGAGAGGACAGCATTTCCAAACCTTGGTTTGAGAGGCTATGAAGTTATTGACGATGCTAAGACACAGCTCGAGACCGCATGTCCCGGCGTTGTCTCTTGTGCTGATATTCTTGCCCTTGCTGCTCGTGATTCGGTTGTTCTG AGTGGTGGACTGAGTTGGCAAGTACCTACTGGACGTAGAGATGGACGTGTGTCACAAGCTTCAGATGTTAATAATTTGCCTGGTCCTGGTGATTCTGTTGATGTGCAAAAACAAAAGTTTGCAGCAAAAGGCCTTAATACTCAAGACCTTGTCACCCTAGTTG GTGGACATACAATTGGCACAACTGCATGTCAATTCTTCAGTAACAGATTGAGAAACTTCACTACAAATGGTGCGGCTGATCCTTCCATTGACCCTTCATTTCTTTCCCAATTACAAACACTATGCCCTCAAAACAGTGGTGCTACTAATAGAGTTGCTTTGGATAATGGAAGTCAAAACAAATTTGATAGTTCTTACTATGTTAATCTAAAGAATGGACGTGGAGTTCTTCAATCAGATCAGGCACTGTGGAATGATGCTTCTACAAAGACCTTTGTGCAGAGATATTTGGGTTTAAGAGGGTTGCTTGGATTAACATTTAATGTTGAATTTGGAAAATCAATGGTAAAGATGAGTAACATTGGAGTGAAGACAGGTGTTGATGGTGAAATCCGCAAGATATGTTCTTCTTTCAACTAA